The genomic window CAAAACTTTACTGACCAACCAAAAAACAAGACTACAGAACCTCGAAGAAACCGGGAACTTTACAATCAATATTCCTCTGAAGAAATTTAACCCAAATCTCGTACAGACTCATTTATACCACATACTCAGCATTGCCCTAAAACACGTGCAGTATGAGCCGAATCTTTGCCGCCATTTATCCAAAAAGCTCAGCGAAGAAGCGCGGGACGTTGTGAAGGCGCTCAAGTTTCCCAGATACAAGTTTGTGTCCGTTGTTACTATCGGACAGCTGAAGAATGCCTCTATAAAACTGTGTAGTAGATCTGTTTGGAGCTGCACGACTGATAGCTATGCTTGCGCAGAGTACAGAAATAGCTCTCTGTATGCTGTTGCCATGATTTTTGCAGGCTTTTTAGATTAACAATTCAttataatattacaaatatGATCAAATCTGTATAGTTCTTACACACTAATATAACCAATCCCATACTGAACTCAAATATTATTTCAGTCTATGTATTTTGAGATTTCGAGACACATTTATGTGTTTTGAGTAAATTTAATGGTTCATGTAAAATGTTATTCATACCGAATGTTGCCGAGAAATGaccctgaaaataaaaactacGTTATTGAATACATGCAACCCATTTCAGCAAAGGTGAGAgaatgaagaaaaaatcaatCGAGAAGGTCCGGTTtacataaaaattttcaattcatttttgcCAACTGAAggatgtgtttttaaaaaatgattaatatacgGTACAAAATAGGTGGAAAAATAATCGTTTAGCAAATACACATGTACCCCCTTCCGCGTATTATAAGCTATCCAAATCCCATAACATTGTGTTTATAAATACCCATTCACAACTTAAGGTGGTTTGGGACATTTTCATGTGGTGACGCACTTCTAATCGAAAAGTTACGAGTTCGAATTCCGCTGgagtattaatatattttacctttccaaaaaacatttgttttttgttaaatattgtaaaatttgataataatgaagttaatatcgacaggtgtcccataccgcCTTAATTTATTCTAATGAATGTTGATTAGATACCGGGAAGTGAAAATTAGAGTATGTCTGAGATTTCAGAAATTTcttgctgaaaaaataaaaataatttaggcTACAGTAAATTGCAATTATTCTTCCCGGGAATGGATAGAACTTTAGTGTAGATACATAGCTAGCTAAAATAAAAGGAAGTTAAAAATATAACCTGCTCATTTGAAGAGGGGGTCGATTTGTCTTTCCTAGAATGAAAAACTATTTTCgggagatattttcaacaatgaTCAAGCAGATCGATAGTTTGAGTTAAATTGATGTTTTCTAGTGAACCATAAAACAAGGCCAGAATTACTAAttactaatatacatgtacttcaaaaaATGCCTAGGCGAAAAATTGTATGTATGTCAGCAAATACATGTGACCTTGGGTGACGGACATTCCTCCCTCATGTAAATACAGTACGTCCTATACTCACTGAGCGGTGTTTGCGTGATGGCCAAGGTAAATTGAACATTAGTTTTACTCTTTCAGACAAGGAGTTTGCCTcatcatttatatatttgttttccttcGATCCATTTTGCACGACTGATAGCAGAGTGCCACATTAACCACTTTACTGAAATCGTTAACAGCATAGTTTCATCAACAATTCATAAGAACACGCATGAATGTGTCAATAGACGCAGATCAAACACAAAATGGTATCAACAAACACCACATGTTAACAAAATTAGAACTAATAGTTGATATGTATAAGTTAAGCAAAAGGtaacattatttattaaaatttgataaaaatgtaaaatgacaattttcatACATAGAACAAAACACTTCTCTTTCAACGTTTCGAATTCCGAGATACATGACATATTACAATGATATTATTGCAAATATTTCATGATTCATGAATCACCAAAgtgagcattttattgtttatattaacatctttattttgactaattaataaattgagcgtaaaaagtaagtaaaattcacaaaattactgttaatgtacataaactacgttagctaaaagaaacagccaaatcgtctccagtgagactttgagtctgacatcatcatgattatttcgtgcagtccgtgatttttcttaggtagttgtaggtctcgaccaatcgataaacagggcgtgtcaaatTCAATCCTGTCACTTTCTGGTCAGTTTCAGCGTAGATTTCGACCAAGCGATAAatggcgtgtagatttcagtctggctgtttctatagagctatgaattaactataagtttccgtaagaaatagagggagaAATACTTGGtgggtgtaaatatatatatatacattaaaattctTTATTACGTTAGAAAAgatattatttaatatgaaaaagttTTCTAAAAAAGTAAAAAGCAATCATGCATGCTAGTAAAACTTAGTAAATTAAGTCCTCGaagtctttaaaaaagtttaagtaACGTTTTAACAAATGAACGACAATTGTAAGTGTAAAAAACGTAAAATAACAGTGCaacttattaaaataatttggcTACACTAGCAAGCACAAACTGTTTATTTGACACCAGTTAAACCTCACTCGATTGAACATCGGACATGTCCAAGTCAATCCCTCTGTTTTTCATGTAATCTCGAAAAGAAAGCATGGACACTTCCTCCTCCTCCAATTTCTGAATTCCATACGTCGCCATGTCGTCTGCTGAAGCAGGAGAGGCAGCCGACGATGTGTATGACGTCACACTAAGTCTGGGCCTTGAAAACTGCCCAGGAATGGCGTCAGTGATAACACAGTTACAGTGACCTGTTTGTTGTAAAGGAGAAACACACGTCTTGTGTTGCATTTTTGATAATGGATAACGACTTTTGTCTAAAGACTTTTCCTCCACAATTACCGGATGAGGGAACTGTCTTCTTTTATACAGATCGCTGTACCCTATCTTTAGGGTAGGTGGGGACTTGTGAATGGTACAACTGTTACTATTATTAAAAGGAATTTCGTCAATTTGAACGAGATGCCCATTTTCTATAAGTTTTTCGGATTCATCGTTATTGTCtttcaattttgaatcaaatgATTCACTGGAATATTTAATAGATGTGCCGGCAGCATATGAATCATCTGTTCGTTTAATAGGAAGAGGCTCACGTTTGTTTAACGGATGCAACGACTCAGATTTAAAAGGGACTTCAGCCGATACATTCTCATGAACAAgaagatttgaaaaattattcattGGGAAATAGAAATCTTCCCCCTTGCGGTCTCCCTCCAATGACGAGTCATACCCTCCCAATAAAGGGCTCCGATCGGAATGCCTCGGAGATAATCTATACACCCCTCTATGATCAGTAGAATCCGATACAGGTAAGGACAAGAAAATTTCATCACTGTTGATTGAGCCATTTGACTCGTGACAAACATTTCCGGCCCTTCTCCGTCGAATGGACGAGCGGTAGAGAAGGTTGTCGTACAGGTCGGTGTCCGTCTGACAGCCACAGTCCTGCTTACACTGTCTCCTTCTCTTCTCACTCCCACTTCGTGACTCCTCTTTCGAGCTAATGGTGGACAATCGATCGTTCTCGTCCCCGGAGTCCGAgttggagttatctttcttgttcCATGGAAACTTCTGATTGGTTGGGACCTGAATGTGCATCGAGTTTTCCCGATTCAGCTTTATGTTTGGTGGTAGTGAAGCGGTTTCCTTTCTATTGTTAATTGTATGCTTTTGACCAAGTTTTaatttaccaaaagaaaattTCTTTCGGTGTGGAAATCCTATTCCCTTCTCAAATGGCATCTTGTCTCTGAAATAAGAAATCGATAACATAAATATGTATTTGCAGTATAAATACACTTAAATTGCAGAActgaatgtatatatatatcatgaatTGTCATTAAACACAGTTTTTATCAGATTCATTGATAGAAATATGGTTTCAATAAGATAAGAAAATTCCACTTTGACGAATGATTATAAAAGTTGAAGGTAATTATGTTATTCATAACTGCATATCTGTAAGGGAACACCTTTATATAGGTCGAACTATTCTACACGATTTTCACGACATTGATTGGTGATTACTGCAAACCATATTGTCAAAGTATCGTGTCATTCATCAGCTGTGTGAGATACCGGTGTCGACAACCTAATTACTCGGACATCAAAATAACGACCACTTACCATAAGCTAACATTAAAGAGAAACGCGATAACGTCATTGGCATATAGATTTCTGGAGATACTGACCATAAACACCAAATCTTTTGACACGTTTATTTCCTCATTGGGATCGTATCATATCGACTCCGCGCTTGTTTATGGGATGCTGTTTAGATACAGGAGTTCTTTACATCTATTTATGGAAGTTAATGAAAAAGTACTTTTTGTTGgcaaaataaaacttgttttgtctTAGATCTATTTGCACGGCTCTTGCTTGGACTCCTTTCTTTCAACTTACTTTCCAAAATCGTTTCCGCTCTCTGAATGATAGGAAACGGAGCCTATGTGGCAGCGCACATCTTTGGACGTGGTAAACGCACTCCTCGTGTTCTTCTCTGGGGCGCAGACGATAACATATACTTTTGGGAAAAACAACAGCACCAATGCTACAGTGGCACTAAGAAAAATGCAAATGGACATAGTCAGTATCATTGGCTCACTGCCAAAATAATAGGCAAAGAACCCTAACCAAATAACGCAGGTTGTGTACATGGTAAAACCTATAAATTTCGCTTCGTTGAAATTTTCCGGCAAGTTTCTGGTCTTAATAGCGTAAAGAGTGCACATAAATATTAGCATCAGATCGAAACCAAATGGGACCGCAATGCCCATCGTTGTAGTGTTGCAGATGAGCCTCACGCGTTTTACAGTTGGATAGTCCAGCATTGAATCAGCGGGCTCAATAATTAACATCACAGTAATAATGGCACACTCTATTCCCACGACAATACAAGTAATGATAACTTGGGCTGACGCGCTCATAAATCGAGGCTTCTTAGTGATTATCTTTTTGGTTCCTTCTAAAATTCTGGCGATTCTGTTTGTTTTTGTCACTAATGATCCATAGATTAAGGAAAAAGACAAACCAGGTAGGATTCTTGAAAAATAACAAGTGACGATTGTAGGTTTTGCCAAAAGAACGAAGTTGGATGAGTAAGCCATAATGATTCCTAACATGATGATATACATCAACTCCCTTGTTGATGCTTTCACTACAGGAGTGTCGTGGTGACGTAAAAATATGACTCCAATCCACAAGGTGGCAAAAATACCGCAACAGGAAACCGCCACCACAATCACAGCCTCGTTGTCGTACCAACTCAGGTACTCTATGTTGATCTCCTTGCAAGCTGTAGTAAAAATAACACAAGGTATTCAGTAAATGATGAAACGTAACGAAATACTACACTGACATGCATAGTTTATTGAGACTGTTTGATTCAAGAACAAATTCCATTGTTACTAAGTGTTACATGTACTCTCAATCCCTATGGTAAGTAAACTTTTAGCTGTTACTACgtactttttacatgtacttatgctTAAATAATTACGAAGgaaatttcaataaaacataCACTGTAACACAGTTGATTATGTGGCATTTAtctattttcaaatttcatgtttttcgaATCAGTACTTTAAAGtgataataagaaaaaaaaatttgagactCATAAGAACATTTCCTTTGATCCAAGAATTGATATATGTAGTATCATGATGCTAAGATCTTAAGTATAGTTTCTTGAGTCTCATAAACGTATAGACTATTCGCATTATGCCAAATCATCACAATTATTCATGAAATGGCGACATTAGATGACATAACATTGACACTGTTTGCCGCCAACGAACGGTCCTTAACAAGCAGAGTGACGCTTAAACATTCTCATCACAGAAAGGCGCGAAtacgatttttataatttacagtctcaaaATATAATCATATTAGTCAGATTTTGCAATTATGttataatatttcttaaacataATGTAACATAAGTAATCAGAGTATAAGCTCAATCGTAAATCAGTGTTGGCCGTATCATTTACATTAACAAAAGTGCAACacttaaacaatgaaatgctttctttggtgattcattcgggatatgaaggtagcgacattgcaggaaaaatacataacccgcgatagcgggttatgtaaatttttcctgcaatgatcgctaccttcataacccgcatgaatcatcaaagaaagcattttattgcttatattatcatctttattttaactaataaataaattgattatgaaaagttagtaaaattcactaaacaactgttaatgtacaaaagtacgttagctaaaagaaacagccaaatcgtctccagtgagactttgagtctggcatcgtcatgattatttcgtgcagtccgggattttactaaggacgctgtaggttcagaccaatcgataaacagggcgtgtcaatttcagtcctgtcactttcagccgctgtagatttcgaccaatcgat from Magallana gigas chromosome 9, xbMagGiga1.1, whole genome shotgun sequence includes these protein-coding regions:
- the LOC105326827 gene encoding metabotropic glutamate receptor 1: MPCLIKMDIFRCSLLLFVMSVFAEKRRIARSDPEGDLVIGALFPVHKGPKDLTGYTRTCGEVWEQYGIHRVEIFLRTLEEINNDSSLLPNITLGYDIRDSCWYSPICLEQSIDFIKDSIASLDESESKNTTDGCKTENRKPIVGLIGPGTSQNTIQVQNLLQIFKLPQIGYSATSMELSDKNLYKYFMRVVPSDMFQAQALLDIVLQFNWTYISTVHTDGNYGQRGIESFIKLADDAGVCIAKSAKIARGATDEEHTEIIKTLMKKQRARVVICFCDGETVRSLYNATTMVPGAKNHFLVVGSDGWNDRPDVVRGNEENVAGGMSIKLTSPKIADFDEYFNNLNPYTNSRNPWFKEFWAKTYDCTFNDNSVQEKGFKKCTGKETRREREYVQDSKLGFVINAVYTMAHALHNMQVNICGSNKGLCPEMLPVKGDLYLDYLLNVSLTTYSNYELHYDANGDPPARYDIMNFQKIKDEAGNVTYKYVRVGSWETGQLSMNESLIYWPSSGFGSEVESVCSDPCTKGSVKKLDDQTKCCWTCIPCKENEIMMDSNTCKACAIGWWPNEELTACKEINIEYLSWYDNEAVIVVAVSCCGIFATLWIGVIFLRHHDTPVVKASTRELMYIIMLGIIMAYSSNFVLLAKPTIVTCYFSRILPGLSFSLIYGSLVTKTNRIARILEGTKKIITKKPRFMSASAQVIITCIVVGIECAIITVMLIIEPADSMLDYPTVKRVRLICNTTTMGIAVPFGFDLMLIFMCTLYAIKTRNLPENFNEAKFIGFTMYTTCVIWLGFFAYYFGSEPMILTMSICIFLSATVALVLLFFPKVYVIVCAPEKNTRSAFTTSKDVRCHIGSVSYHSESGNDFGKDKMPFEKGIGFPHRKKFSFGKLKLGQKHTINNRKETASLPPNIKLNRENSMHIQVPTNQKFPWNKKDNSNSDSGDENDRLSTISSKEESRSGSEKRRRQCKQDCGCQTDTDLYDNLLYRSSIRRRRAGNVCHESNGSINSDEIFLSLPVSDSTDHRGVYRLSPRHSDRSPLLGGYDSSLEGDRKGEDFYFPMNNFSNLLVHENVSAEVPFKSESLHPLNKREPLPIKRTDDSYAAGTSIKYSSESFDSKLKDNNDESEKLIENGHLVQIDEIPFNNSNSCTIHKSPPTLKIGYSDLYKRRQFPHPVIVEEKSLDKSRYPLSKMQHKTCVSPLQQTGHCNCVITDAIPGQFSRPRLSVTSYTSSAASPASADDMATYGIQKLEEEEVSMLSFRDYMKNRGIDLDMSDVQSSEV